Below is a genomic region from Roseovarius arcticus.
GCTGCAGCGCTGCTGCTGATCCAAGGCATCGCGGAGGTGCTCAAAATCATCCTCGACGTTGAAACGACATCCGACGAGGTGCTGCAATGAACCCCGAACTAATTGCTGTCTTAATGTTCAGCCTGCTGCTGCTGGGCCTTTTCATGGGCCACCCTTTGGCGCTGGTGTTGGGCGGAACCGCCGTGCTGACCGCTGTGATCGCGGGCAAAACAATGGTTTTGGGCATCGTTATTAACCGTATTTTCGGCGACGTTCTGGATAACTACACGCTGATCGCGATTCCGCTATTCGTCTTAATGGCGCGGTTCTTATCGGATTCTGGCGTAACCGACCGCATGTTCGAGGCGCTGCGCCTATTGCTCAGCAATGTACGCGGCGGCCTTGCGCTGGCTGTTGTGTTCATCTCGATCCTGCTGGCAGCGACGACAGGCATCATCGGCGCGTCCATCACGGTGATGGGTGTCATGGCCCTGCGACCCATGCTGCAATACGGATATGCCCCTACGCTGACAACCGGCGTGATCGCCGCATCCGGCTGCCTTGGTATCCTGATCCCGCCGTCGATCATGCTGATCCTGATGGCCAGCTATTCGCCTCTGACGGTCGGCGATCTCTTTGCCGGCTCGATGATTCCGGGTATTCTGCTTGGCCTTAGCTATGCAGCCTATGTCTATATCATTTCTGTTGTGCGTCCCGATTTGGCCCCTTCGGTCGAACCGGATGAGAAGATCTCGCGTCCCGCATTGATCCGCATGCTTGTTGTTGAGGCGCTGCCGCCGCTGGTCCTGATCTTTGGCATCCTTGGCTCGCTGCTGGCTGGTATTGCGACGGCGACCGAGGCATCGGCGATCGGCGCGGGCCTTGCATTGATGATCGTCATATCGCGCGGACGCTTTCACTGGCGTACCTTCTACGGCGCGATGTTAGAGACCGGACGTACGTCGGCCATGATCCTCTTTATCGTCGTAGGCGCGACCGCCTTTACCGGCGTTTTCAACATCACCGGGGGCCTGCGCGCCACGCAGGAAATCATTCGCGCGCTGGATATGGAGCCTTGGGCGCTGATCGCCATGATGCTGGCCATCGTCTTTATCCTTGGTGCGTTCCTAGACTGGACGGGGATCGTGCTGCTGTCCTTCCCCATCTTCCTGCCTATCGTGCAGGAAATGCCGGATGTCAGCCTGCTCTGGTTCGTCGTCCTGATGGCGGTGGTCCTGCAAACATCATTCTTGACGCCGCCATTTGGGTACGCGCTATTCTACTTACGCGCCATCGCACCCAAAGAGGTGCGCACCGGCCATATCATTCGCGGGGTCATGCCATTCATTGGCCTGATCGTGCTGATGTGCATCCTCGTCGCTGCCTTTCCGCCACTGGTGGAATGGCTGCCGAGCGTGCTTTACGCGCAATAATGCTACCAAAAAAGGGAGAGTAAGCATGACTAAACTGACAATTCTGGCCGCTGCTGCCAGTGCCGCAATCGCGGGGCAGGCAATGGCACAGGAAAGCTGGACCATGACCACCACATGGCCATCCTCGCTGGAGCTGATCGAGACGGATAAGCATTTCGTCGATTTGGCGAACAAGCTGACGACAGGCGAGCTGAACATTGAGTTCTTCGAAGGCGGATCGCTGGTGCCTGCGGGCGAAGTTTTCGGCGCGGTCGAGAGCGGCACAGTTCAGGCCGGCGCCGATTGGCCGGGCTATTGGGCGGGCCGTGATGCGGCATTCTCGGCGCTGGCAACCACACCGTCGCTGTTCAACGCGGTCGACTACGTCAACTGGATCCAGCAATGGGGCGGTGCGGACCTCTATAACGAGATCTACGGCAACTACGGGATGGTCTATCTGCCCTATGGCGTGACCAACAACGAATCCGGCTTCCGCTCGAACGAGCCGATCCGCAACCTTGCCGACCTTCAGGGCAAGCGTCTGCGTCTGTCGGGCCTTGAGCAGGGCAAACTGCTGGAGCGTCTGGGCGGTAGCCAAGTCTCCATGGCCGGCGGCGAAATCTATCAGTCGCTGGAACGCGGCGTGATCGACGGCGCCGAATTCTCGACCCCCAACGTGGACTGGTCGGGCGGCTTTCAGCAGGTCACCAAATACTGGGCGACACCCGGCTGGCACCAGTCGGCGTCGGTATTCGGCGTGATGATCAATAAGGCATCGTGGGACGCCCTCAGCGATGATACCCGCGAGAAGCTGCAAATCGCGGCGGACGCCACGATGATGTGGTCACTGGCCTTCACCGAGAAGCGCGCAACCGAAGCCTACGCCAAGTTCGACGAGGCGGTCGAGATCAACCGCTACGACGACGAGACGCTGGCAAAAGTGCAGGAGATGGCGAACGAGGTCATCATCGAGGTCGCCTGCGAGAACCCCAACTCGGCCAAAGTCTATGTGTCGATGCTGGACTACCTGAACGACTACGCCCAGTGGCGTGACGCATCAGCACCGTTCAATCTGGGCCGGACACCAAACGGTCCGGACGTGCAGACGATCAAAGACTGCATGTAAGATCTAGCGATTAGCGCAAGAGATGGATGGCCCCTGCGATGAGCGGGGGCCTTTTACATTTGCTTACCGATCAATTGGGTCGGACCGCTTCAAGAGGAAATATAAGAAAAGATTTCTGAGAAGAGGTCAGCAGACAACGCTCAGGACGGTTGCGCCTTGGATGTCATGTTTGGAAGTACCGGACGCGCGCTCTCATCACGATGATACTTCATCATTTTGAGGCAAGTCAGGCATTAGCAATAGTTTTATTAGTTCTTCGCGATGCAGTTTCTTCTCTTACGCCCTGATCGACATTGTCGCCCCGAACATTAACTTGCATGGCGTGTCACCAACTTCTTAGTCGAAGTCGCAAGATTCCAAGAAGCGTCCCCTATAGCAAAACCAGCCCTACAAGCGTAATGTGAACCCATCAGGAGGACGTCATGCAAAACGCCGAAATCATAGCCAAGATGCTGGACGCCGCCGCCGACCATGTGCCCTTTGACGGGTGGAGTCATACGGCCTTTGTCGCCTCGGCTAAGGATGCAGGGATCGACCCAGCCGTCGCCCGCGCCGCCCTGCCGCGCGGGGCGGTCGATCTGGCGCTGGCCTATCACGATGCGGGCGATGCTGCGATGCTGGCCCGGTTGGAGGAGGCTGACCTGAGCGAGATGCGCTTTACCGACCGCATCAAAGCCGCCGTCCGCTACCGGCTGGAGGCTGGCGACCGCGAGATGGTGCGCCGTGGCACGACACTCTTTGCGCTGCCTCAGCATGCCGCCGACGGGGCGCGCGCAATCTGGGGTACGGCAGGTCATATCTGGACCGCGCTTGGCGACACCTCGGATGATGTAAATTGGTACACCAAGCGGGCGACGCTCTCGGGCGTCTATGGCTCTACCGTGCTGTATTGGCTGGGTGACCACAGTCCGGGCAATACCGCAACGTGGGAATTTCTGGACCGGCGAATTGACGACGTCATGCAAATCGAAAAGCTGAAGGCGAAGGCCAAGGATAACAAGCTGGCCAGCGCGCTCTTGGCCGGGCCGATGAAGATACTCAGCCATATCCGTGCCCCTCAGCGCAGCGCCGATATGCCAGGCCGCTGGACCAGCCCAGACCGTGCCAATCCAGCCAAGACGAAAACAGACTAAAGGGACGCCCCATGACCGACACGATGCAAGCCGTCGAAATCACCAAAGCCGGCGGGCCCGACGTGCTAAAGCTAGCCACGCGCCCGCGCCCGCAGCCCCGCGCGGGCGAGGTTGTGATCCGCGTTGCCTACGCAGGGGTCAACCGTCCCGATGCGCTGCAACGCGCGGGCGCCTACGACCCGCCCCCCGGTGCCAGCGACCTTCCGGGGCTGGAGGCGTCGGGCGAAATCTCCGCTATCGGCGAGGGTTCCTGTGAG
It encodes:
- a CDS encoding TRAP transporter large permease, producing the protein MNPELIAVLMFSLLLLGLFMGHPLALVLGGTAVLTAVIAGKTMVLGIVINRIFGDVLDNYTLIAIPLFVLMARFLSDSGVTDRMFEALRLLLSNVRGGLALAVVFISILLAATTGIIGASITVMGVMALRPMLQYGYAPTLTTGVIAASGCLGILIPPSIMLILMASYSPLTVGDLFAGSMIPGILLGLSYAAYVYIISVVRPDLAPSVEPDEKISRPALIRMLVVEALPPLVLIFGILGSLLAGIATATEASAIGAGLALMIVISRGRFHWRTFYGAMLETGRTSAMILFIVVGATAFTGVFNITGGLRATQEIIRALDMEPWALIAMMLAIVFILGAFLDWTGIVLLSFPIFLPIVQEMPDVSLLWFVVLMAVVLQTSFLTPPFGYALFYLRAIAPKEVRTGHIIRGVMPFIGLIVLMCILVAAFPPLVEWLPSVLYAQ
- the dctP gene encoding TRAP transporter substrate-binding protein DctP translates to MTKLTILAAAASAAIAGQAMAQESWTMTTTWPSSLELIETDKHFVDLANKLTTGELNIEFFEGGSLVPAGEVFGAVESGTVQAGADWPGYWAGRDAAFSALATTPSLFNAVDYVNWIQQWGGADLYNEIYGNYGMVYLPYGVTNNESGFRSNEPIRNLADLQGKRLRLSGLEQGKLLERLGGSQVSMAGGEIYQSLERGVIDGAEFSTPNVDWSGGFQQVTKYWATPGWHQSASVFGVMINKASWDALSDDTREKLQIAADATMMWSLAFTEKRATEAYAKFDEAVEINRYDDETLAKVQEMANEVIIEVACENPNSAKVYVSMLDYLNDYAQWRDASAPFNLGRTPNGPDVQTIKDCM
- a CDS encoding COQ9 family protein; this translates as MQNAEIIAKMLDAAADHVPFDGWSHTAFVASAKDAGIDPAVARAALPRGAVDLALAYHDAGDAAMLARLEEADLSEMRFTDRIKAAVRYRLEAGDREMVRRGTTLFALPQHAADGARAIWGTAGHIWTALGDTSDDVNWYTKRATLSGVYGSTVLYWLGDHSPGNTATWEFLDRRIDDVMQIEKLKAKAKDNKLASALLAGPMKILSHIRAPQRSADMPGRWTSPDRANPAKTKTD